The following coding sequences lie in one Halorarum halophilum genomic window:
- a CDS encoding sodium:solute symporter family protein, with translation MADVGLSLGIVGGYLLVALAIGLLAYRLTDRSAEDYYLASRSVGTVVLLFTTFATLLSAFTFFGGPNVAFSAGPEWILVMGLMDGILFAILWYVIGYKQWLVGQAHGYVTLGEMLGDRFGSRLLRGVVAGVGLLWLFPYVMLQQVGAGQAIVGLTDGAVPYWAGAALITVFMVLYVGLAGMRGVAWTDTLQGLFMLGVVWIAVAWVLSAAGGFGSVSSALATNRPEFLALGGGLYSPQYVISTAVVIAFGVTMFPQVNQRFFIARDAATLKRSFALWPVLVLLLFVPTFLLGTWAAGLGITVPDGGNVIPALLREYTPVWFAALVIAGAMAAMMSSSDSMLLSGASYFTRDLYRPFVAPDASDEREGWVGRVGVAVFAGLTFLASLVTGAGTGLNFLVELGDTAFGGYAQLTIPVMLALYWGGVTRWGIASGVIVGQLAYLSHVFLPLPATYLTWDFALWCMLLGAVVTVGVSIVTSPAVGEDAAKFGVSAD, from the coding sequence GTGGCTGACGTCGGCCTCTCGCTCGGCATCGTCGGTGGCTACCTGCTGGTCGCGCTCGCGATCGGCCTGCTCGCCTACCGGCTCACCGACCGCAGCGCCGAGGACTACTACCTCGCGAGCCGATCGGTCGGAACGGTGGTGCTCCTGTTCACGACGTTCGCCACCCTGCTGTCGGCGTTCACGTTCTTCGGGGGTCCGAACGTCGCGTTCTCCGCTGGCCCTGAGTGGATCCTCGTGATGGGGCTGATGGACGGCATCCTGTTCGCCATCCTCTGGTACGTCATCGGCTACAAGCAGTGGCTCGTCGGGCAGGCGCACGGCTACGTCACGCTCGGGGAGATGCTCGGGGATCGCTTCGGCTCGCGACTGCTTCGGGGAGTCGTGGCGGGCGTCGGCCTGCTGTGGCTGTTCCCGTACGTGATGCTCCAGCAGGTCGGGGCCGGCCAGGCCATCGTCGGCCTGACCGACGGCGCGGTTCCCTACTGGGCCGGCGCGGCGCTCATCACCGTGTTCATGGTGCTGTACGTCGGCCTGGCCGGGATGCGCGGGGTCGCCTGGACCGACACGCTCCAGGGGCTGTTCATGCTCGGCGTCGTCTGGATCGCCGTCGCGTGGGTGCTCTCGGCCGCGGGCGGGTTCGGCTCGGTCTCCTCCGCGCTCGCGACGAACAGGCCGGAGTTCCTCGCGCTGGGCGGCGGGCTGTACAGCCCGCAGTACGTCATCTCGACGGCGGTCGTCATCGCCTTCGGCGTGACGATGTTCCCGCAGGTGAACCAGCGGTTCTTCATCGCGCGCGACGCGGCGACGCTGAAGCGTTCGTTCGCGCTCTGGCCGGTGCTCGTGCTCCTGCTGTTCGTCCCGACGTTCCTGCTCGGCACGTGGGCCGCGGGGCTCGGCATCACGGTGCCGGACGGCGGGAACGTCATCCCCGCGCTCCTGCGGGAGTACACGCCGGTGTGGTTCGCGGCGCTGGTCATCGCCGGGGCGATGGCCGCGATGATGTCCTCCTCTGACTCGATGCTGCTCTCGGGGGCGTCCTACTTCACCCGCGACCTCTACCGGCCGTTCGTCGCGCCGGACGCGAGCGACGAGCGCGAGGGATGGGTCGGCCGCGTCGGCGTCGCCGTCTTCGCGGGGCTCACCTTCCTCGCGTCGCTGGTCACGGGCGCCGGCACCGGACTGAACTTCCTCGTCGAACTCGGCGACACGGCGTTCGGCGGGTACGCCCAGTTGACCATCCCCGTCATGCTCGCGCTGTACTGGGGCGGCGTGACCCGCTGGGGCATCGCGTCGGGCGTGATCGTCGGGCAACTCGCCTACCTGTCGCACGTGTTCCTCCCGCTGCCGGCGACGTACCTCACCTGGGACTTCGCCCTGTGGTGCATGCTGCTGGGCGCGGTCGTGACCGTGGGCGTCTCGATCGTGACCTCGCCCGCAGTAGGAGAGGATGCCGCGAAGTTCGGCGTCTCCGCTGATTAG
- a CDS encoding DUF3311 domain-containing protein, which yields MTRKRTDFLWVLAFAVLVALAVPWFLWRDATTVAGLPLWLWWHIAWMALASLTFYGFTRGAWDRGVDAEAIYRG from the coding sequence ATGACCCGGAAACGGACGGACTTCCTGTGGGTGCTCGCGTTCGCCGTCCTGGTGGCGCTCGCGGTCCCCTGGTTCCTGTGGCGCGACGCGACGACGGTCGCCGGCCTCCCCCTCTGGCTCTGGTGGCACATCGCCTGGATGGCGCTCGCATCCCTGACCTTCTACGGCTTCACGCGCGGGGCGTGGGACCGCGGCGTCGACGCGGAGGCGATCTACCGTGGCTGA
- a CDS encoding glycosyltransferase family protein, whose protein sequence is MEYVQERVATLHDLGVGTRTGIDAGGGTASNSRPGVDSRPGLDPRAVPTGRASVVVPMTEREYAGIAAERVLSELEALDVGRVVVPLRASASRVGEVRDWLDGFDLPLDLLWCDGPRVADLLADADLDGGRGKGRDVWLALGIALDAADAEYVVLHDADTTSYSREYVRRLVFPLAHGYEFSKGYYARVEGGRLYGRLFRLFFAPLVRALCDAHDDPLLSYLDSFRYALAGEFAATTDVAASLRVQRTWGLEVGTLADAFAAAGFDGTAQVDLGSYTHDHRAVSGPTGLSDMSDSVGAALLRAVEERGVEPAYDTLPARYREAADSFVRSYATDAAFNGLDYDAADEREQVATYAEAIGPPGADDRLPSWRETSLDPSAVGAAAAADVDAVTGADADAATDVDDATE, encoded by the coding sequence ATGGAGTACGTCCAGGAGCGCGTCGCGACGCTCCACGACCTCGGCGTGGGGACGAGGACGGGAATCGACGCGGGCGGGGGGACCGCATCGAACTCCCGACCAGGTGTCGACTCGCGACCCGGCCTCGATCCCCGGGCCGTGCCGACGGGGCGCGCGTCGGTCGTCGTCCCGATGACCGAACGGGAGTACGCGGGCATCGCCGCCGAACGGGTGCTGTCGGAACTGGAGGCGCTCGACGTCGGCCGGGTCGTCGTCCCCCTGCGCGCCTCCGCCTCGCGCGTCGGGGAGGTACGGGACTGGCTCGACGGCTTCGACCTCCCGCTGGACCTGCTGTGGTGTGACGGGCCCAGGGTGGCTGACCTCCTCGCGGACGCCGACCTCGACGGCGGCCGGGGGAAGGGACGGGACGTCTGGCTCGCGCTCGGCATCGCGCTCGACGCGGCCGACGCGGAGTACGTCGTCCTCCACGACGCCGACACCACGTCGTACTCGCGGGAGTACGTCCGACGTCTGGTGTTCCCCCTCGCGCACGGCTACGAGTTCTCGAAGGGGTACTACGCCCGCGTCGAGGGTGGGCGGCTGTACGGCCGGCTGTTCCGACTGTTCTTCGCCCCGCTCGTCCGGGCGCTCTGCGACGCCCACGACGACCCGTTGCTCTCGTATCTCGACTCGTTCCGCTACGCGCTCGCAGGCGAGTTCGCCGCGACAACCGACGTCGCCGCCTCGCTCCGCGTCCAGCGCACCTGGGGGCTGGAGGTCGGCACCCTCGCGGACGCCTTCGCGGCCGCGGGGTTCGACGGGACGGCGCAGGTCGACCTGGGGAGCTACACCCACGACCACCGCGCCGTCTCCGGGCCGACGGGGCTCTCGGACATGAGCGATTCAGTCGGCGCCGCGCTCCTCCGGGCGGTCGAGGAACGCGGGGTGGAACCGGCGTACGACACCCTGCCGGCGCGCTACCGCGAGGCCGCCGACTCGTTCGTCCGGTCGTACGCGACCGACGCGGCGTTCAACGGCCTCGACTACGACGCGGCCGACGAGCGCGAGCAGGTGGCGACGTACGCCGAGGCGATCGGCCCGCCAGGCGCGGACGACAGGCTCCCCTCGTGGAGGGAGACGTCCCTCGATCCGTCCGCGGTGGGCGCGGCAGCCGCCGCGGACGTGGACGCCGTAACGGGCGCCGACGCGGACGCGGCGACCGACGTCGACGACGCGACCGAGTGA